Proteins encoded together in one Micromonospora auratinigra window:
- a CDS encoding DUF1800 domain-containing protein, whose amino-acid sequence MADRNVPPRRTRDDRGWDGTQHPLPDGYHDLGGTPYTAHADYAASYAGPTAPYAGPGYAGAPTAGPQWVGPDGFTGPGYAPTGYAPSAGPGLPNLDDDDRPRDGRRRTLVMGAAAAVVAGGAALALSPQVRGLFSDDPVGDATGTATTDGSAARPSGQQPSTVRTYTEQNESYMGSRAGAALKRNSPSGGRVFAGAAAAAAATPVTVKTVLAKDPVRHLASRATFGATPQVIADIKRLGIDGWLRQQLAPEQIAPTKAELKLTELPSFKLSPQQLRDQRDQLNERGVDPARETIDATIARQIWSDRQLYEVMVDFWNDFLHVAADFDGGEAYRNAFDRDVVRKHALGSYPDMLVAANKHPALLLYLNQNDSRKDAVNENLARENLELYSVGVDGGYTEKDVRQAALLQTGRGVVDGQYAFRADQHYLGKVKILGFSHANNSADPKVADKVIDSYIRYIALHPSTAGYVARNLATRFVSDTPPKSLVDRLAKAYTANKGQIKPVLTTLFNSSEFWAAVGQKVRRPMEYLVATYRALGVSPTASPQFKGDGRRTAYAQGLRQVQDKLRELGQYPMGKPTPDGYADVYVAWTSAGTMVDGWNEAGDLLAGWRTEFTYTKPEKLVAKPPATAGAYVDALALRLVHQKLSAREKALVLGVAGVTASTKVDATFNGAIAAVARTILASPQHHLR is encoded by the coding sequence ATGGCCGACCGCAACGTGCCACCGCGTCGAACCCGGGACGACCGCGGCTGGGACGGCACCCAGCACCCCCTCCCGGACGGATACCACGATCTCGGCGGCACGCCGTACACCGCCCACGCGGACTACGCCGCGTCGTACGCCGGCCCCACCGCCCCCTACGCCGGCCCCGGCTACGCCGGCGCGCCCACCGCAGGCCCTCAGTGGGTCGGGCCGGACGGCTTCACCGGCCCCGGCTACGCCCCGACCGGGTACGCCCCGTCCGCCGGCCCCGGACTGCCCAACCTGGACGACGACGACCGGCCGCGCGACGGCCGGCGCCGCACCCTGGTGATGGGCGCCGCCGCCGCGGTGGTCGCCGGTGGCGCGGCGCTGGCCCTGTCCCCGCAGGTACGCGGCCTCTTCAGTGACGACCCGGTCGGCGACGCCACCGGCACCGCCACCACCGACGGCAGCGCGGCCCGCCCCAGTGGGCAGCAGCCCAGCACGGTGCGGACCTACACCGAGCAGAACGAGAGCTACATGGGCTCCCGGGCCGGGGCCGCGCTGAAGCGCAACTCGCCCTCCGGCGGGCGGGTCTTCGCCGGTGCCGCGGCGGCCGCGGCGGCCACCCCGGTCACCGTGAAGACGGTGCTGGCCAAGGACCCGGTACGTCACCTGGCCAGCCGGGCCACCTTCGGCGCCACGCCGCAGGTCATCGCCGACATCAAGCGGCTCGGCATCGACGGCTGGCTGCGCCAGCAGCTCGCCCCGGAGCAGATCGCCCCGACCAAGGCCGAGCTGAAGCTGACCGAGCTGCCCTCGTTCAAGCTGTCGCCGCAGCAGTTGCGCGACCAGCGCGACCAGCTCAACGAGCGGGGCGTCGACCCGGCCCGGGAGACCATCGACGCCACCATCGCCCGGCAGATCTGGTCCGACCGCCAGCTCTACGAGGTTATGGTCGACTTCTGGAACGACTTCCTGCACGTCGCCGCCGACTTCGACGGCGGTGAGGCGTACCGCAACGCCTTCGACCGGGACGTCGTGCGCAAGCACGCCCTGGGCAGCTACCCGGACATGCTGGTGGCCGCCAACAAGCACCCCGCGCTGCTGCTCTACCTGAACCAGAACGACTCCCGCAAGGACGCGGTCAACGAGAACCTGGCCCGGGAGAACCTGGAGCTGTACTCGGTCGGCGTGGACGGTGGCTACACCGAGAAGGACGTCCGCCAGGCCGCCCTGCTTCAGACCGGCCGGGGCGTCGTCGACGGGCAGTACGCCTTCCGGGCCGACCAGCACTACCTCGGCAAGGTGAAGATCCTCGGCTTCAGCCACGCCAACAACTCGGCCGACCCGAAGGTCGCCGACAAGGTGATCGACTCCTACATCCGCTACATCGCGCTGCACCCGTCGACCGCCGGGTACGTGGCCCGCAACCTGGCCACCCGGTTCGTCTCGGACACCCCGCCGAAGTCCCTGGTGGACCGGCTGGCCAAGGCGTACACCGCCAACAAGGGCCAGATCAAGCCGGTGCTGACCACGCTGTTCAACTCGTCGGAGTTCTGGGCCGCGGTCGGCCAGAAGGTCCGCCGGCCGATGGAGTACCTGGTCGCCACGTACCGGGCCCTCGGGGTGTCGCCGACCGCGTCCCCGCAGTTCAAGGGTGACGGCCGGCGGACCGCGTACGCCCAGGGGCTGCGCCAGGTGCAGGACAAGCTGCGCGAGCTGGGCCAGTACCCGATGGGCAAGCCCACCCCGGACGGCTACGCCGACGTCTACGTCGCCTGGACCTCGGCCGGGACCATGGTGGACGGCTGGAACGAGGCCGGTGACCTGCTCGCCGGCTGGCGTACCGAGTTCACGTACACCAAGCCCGAGAAGCTGGTGGCGAAGCCGCCGGCGACGGCCGGGGCGTACGTCGACGCGCTGGCCCTGCGGCTGGTGCATCAGAAGCTGAGTGCCCGCGAGAAGGCGCTCGTGCTCGGCGTCGCCGGCGTGACGGCGAGCACCAAGGTCGACGCCACCTTCAACGGGGCCATCGCCGCGGTCGCGCGGACGATCCTCGCGTCCCCCCAGCACCACCTCCGGTGA
- a CDS encoding DUF3040 domain-containing protein — protein sequence MLSKEDQRRFEQITRQLRESDPQFFARLDNRARGRRGRYLMLLTIVLWASLPAMTVLAGRLAGAVCAVVLVANAGLMWRFRRRWL from the coding sequence ATGCTCAGCAAAGAGGATCAGCGCAGGTTCGAACAGATCACCCGCCAGCTGCGGGAGAGCGACCCGCAGTTCTTCGCCCGGCTCGACAACCGGGCCCGGGGCCGCCGTGGCCGGTACCTGATGCTGCTGACGATCGTGCTGTGGGCCTCGTTGCCGGCGATGACCGTGCTCGCCGGGCGGCTGGCCGGCGCGGTCTGCGCCGTGGTGCTGGTGGCCAACGCCGGACTGATGTGGCGGTTCCGGCGGCGCTGGCTATGA
- a CDS encoding SWIM zinc finger family protein has protein sequence MSPEPRRPPFAEFGPPRRVDGGLKARSTRGAIGQSWWSRRFLEVLESFALGTRLTRGRAYARRGQVLRLDIAPGQVTAEVQGSRPRPYPVRIGLAAYPDEVWDRIEGELAGQALFSARLLAGDLPPELEARFAAAGAPLFPAAVGELDQHCGCPDFAVPCKHLAATFYLLAEAFDADPFQLLHWRGRSRTELLDRLRTRRGAGAAPDGGPAERAAAPDGPDAPAGGPTPTGPRAGAGRVLDGLPAVAPDEELDRFWLAPVPLPDRPPTLAAGPDLLLRQLAPPGAAVGGPGLVERLRRAYREFGRPSAADPDGPPPGSSPARPEPDGAAPGS, from the coding sequence GTGAGCCCCGAGCCGCGGCGTCCCCCGTTCGCCGAGTTCGGCCCGCCCCGCCGGGTCGACGGTGGCCTGAAGGCGCGCAGCACCCGCGGCGCGATCGGTCAGTCCTGGTGGTCCCGGCGGTTCCTGGAGGTGCTGGAGTCCTTCGCCCTCGGCACCCGGCTGACCCGGGGCCGGGCGTACGCGCGCCGGGGCCAGGTGCTGCGGCTGGACATCGCCCCCGGGCAGGTGACCGCCGAGGTGCAGGGCTCCCGGCCCCGGCCGTACCCGGTGCGGATCGGGCTGGCCGCGTACCCGGACGAGGTGTGGGACCGGATCGAGGGGGAGCTGGCCGGGCAGGCGCTCTTCAGCGCCCGGCTGCTCGCCGGCGACCTGCCGCCGGAGCTGGAGGCGCGGTTCGCCGCCGCCGGCGCTCCGCTCTTCCCGGCCGCCGTCGGCGAGCTGGACCAGCACTGCGGCTGCCCCGACTTCGCGGTGCCGTGCAAGCACCTGGCGGCCACCTTCTACCTGCTCGCCGAGGCGTTCGACGCGGACCCCTTCCAGTTGCTGCACTGGCGCGGCCGGAGCCGGACGGAGCTGCTGGACCGGCTGCGTACGCGGCGCGGCGCCGGCGCCGCCCCGGACGGCGGGCCGGCCGAGCGGGCGGCGGCCCCGGACGGACCGGACGCCCCGGCGGGCGGCCCGACCCCGACCGGTCCGCGCGCGGGCGCGGGGCGGGTGCTCGACGGCCTGCCGGCGGTCGCGCCGGACGAGGAACTGGACCGGTTCTGGCTCGCCCCGGTGCCGCTGCCCGACCGGCCGCCCACCCTGGCGGCCGGGCCGGACCTGCTGCTGCGCCAGCTCGCCCCGCCCGGCGCGGCGGTCGGCGGCCCCGGCCTGGTGGAGCGGCTGCGGCGGGCGTACCGGGAGTTCGGGCGACCGTCGGCGGCGGACCCGGACGGCCCCCCGCCGGGCTCGTCGCCGGCGCGGCCGGAACCGGACGGGGCGGCGCCGGGGTCATAG
- a CDS encoding DEAD/DEAH box helicase, with translation MLVVHGSWLAGTGLAVWAEDSGRPAAAPRRPGRAPRERPHPFAADHPALAAALGGHPGEPGSVLLTLPTRAGVPLDSPELVRAAVADRVRGAVTLAGWRVPTLGYAPDAALSLLRALDGLAEVAGASLRHLAELADFAVDLVTRGRVLPGLADPVPAPGEVAARAVWRPLLTGTDAGWARSLALALPPAARAATPDRAARPGPGELVADVLDALTDAAARAALADTALHRGMRPGGPVPRWLAALTRAEPTFTVAPAELDLLRTELDAWQRDAAGGAVRAAFRLVEPAVDPVAELVEGGIWRVEFGLHPADEPGLVVDAADIWRGAAPALAGRGGDPQETLLAELGRASRLWPELDDALRTATPEGMELDAEGAHRFLREGAPVLHAAGFGVLLPSWWRRSSSRLGARLRARGRGTAAPGTVSAAASGLGLDALVDYRWEVALGDQPLNAEELATLAELKSPLVRLRGRWVELDPTRLEAGLRLLRSAGELTVADLLRMGLTGEERPDALPVLEVTADGALGDLLAGEAERRLAPADPPAGFAGTLRPYQRRGLAWLAFLQSLGLGGILADDMGLGKTVQLLALLAGDPPAAGPTLLVCPMSLVGNWQREAARFTPGLRVHVHHGAERARGAEFAAAVHGADLVLTTYSVAARDAYELAGVDWHRVVVDEAQAIKNAATRQAEAVRALPARHRVAVTGTPVENRLADLWSIMQFANPGLLGPAAAFRKKFAEPIERHGDEEVAGRLRRITGPFVLRRLKTDASIISDLPEKLEMEVLCNLTAEQAALYRAVVDDMLAKIESSAGIERRGLVLATMTRLKQVCNHPAQLLHDGSALAGRSGKLERLEEIVDEVLAAGEKALLFTQYAEFGGMLRGHLAARTGREVLLLHGGVGKAERDTMVTRFQSPAGPPLFVLSLKAGGTGLTLTAANHVVHVDRWWNPAVEDQATDRAFRIGQRRRVQVRKFVCAGTVEEKVAAMIADKRSLARRVVGSGEQWVTELSTDTLRELFTLEAGAVVE, from the coding sequence GTGCTGGTCGTCCACGGGTCGTGGCTGGCCGGTACCGGCCTCGCCGTCTGGGCGGAGGACAGCGGGCGCCCCGCCGCCGCGCCCCGCCGTCCCGGTCGCGCGCCGCGCGAGCGGCCGCATCCGTTCGCCGCCGACCACCCGGCGCTGGCCGCCGCGCTCGGCGGTCACCCGGGCGAGCCCGGCAGCGTCCTGCTGACCCTGCCCACCCGGGCCGGCGTGCCGCTGGACTCGCCGGAGCTGGTCCGGGCCGCCGTCGCCGACCGGGTCCGCGGCGCGGTCACCCTCGCCGGCTGGCGGGTGCCGACCCTGGGGTACGCCCCGGACGCCGCGCTGTCCCTGCTCCGCGCCCTCGACGGGCTCGCGGAGGTGGCCGGCGCGAGCCTGCGCCACCTGGCCGAACTCGCCGACTTCGCGGTCGACCTGGTCACCCGGGGTCGGGTCCTGCCGGGGCTCGCCGACCCGGTCCCCGCGCCCGGGGAGGTCGCCGCCCGTGCCGTGTGGCGGCCGCTGCTCACCGGCACCGACGCGGGCTGGGCACGGTCGCTCGCCCTGGCCCTGCCCCCGGCCGCCCGCGCGGCCACGCCCGACCGGGCGGCCCGACCCGGGCCGGGCGAGCTGGTGGCCGACGTGCTCGACGCGCTGACCGACGCGGCCGCCCGGGCCGCCCTCGCGGACACCGCCCTGCACCGGGGCATGCGTCCCGGTGGGCCGGTGCCCCGGTGGCTGGCCGCGCTGACCCGGGCGGAGCCCACCTTCACCGTCGCGCCGGCCGAGCTGGACCTCCTGCGGACCGAGCTGGACGCCTGGCAGCGCGACGCCGCCGGTGGCGCGGTACGGGCCGCGTTCCGGCTGGTCGAGCCGGCCGTCGACCCGGTGGCCGAGCTGGTCGAGGGGGGAATCTGGCGGGTCGAGTTCGGTCTGCACCCGGCCGACGAGCCCGGGTTGGTGGTGGACGCGGCGGACATCTGGCGGGGGGCCGCGCCGGCGCTGGCCGGACGGGGCGGGGACCCCCAGGAGACCCTCCTGGCCGAACTGGGGCGGGCCAGCCGGCTCTGGCCGGAGCTGGACGACGCGCTGCGCACCGCCACCCCGGAGGGCATGGAGCTGGACGCGGAGGGAGCCCACCGGTTCCTCCGCGAGGGCGCGCCGGTACTGCACGCGGCGGGCTTCGGCGTACTGCTGCCGTCCTGGTGGCGGCGCTCCTCGTCCCGGCTCGGCGCGCGGCTGCGGGCGCGCGGTCGCGGCACCGCCGCCCCGGGCACGGTGAGCGCCGCGGCGAGCGGCCTCGGCCTCGACGCGCTGGTCGACTACCGCTGGGAGGTCGCCCTCGGCGACCAGCCGCTGAACGCCGAGGAGCTGGCCACGCTGGCCGAGCTGAAGTCCCCGCTGGTCCGGCTGCGCGGCCGCTGGGTCGAGCTGGACCCGACCCGGCTGGAGGCGGGGCTGCGGCTGCTCCGTTCGGCCGGCGAGCTGACCGTGGCCGACCTGCTGCGGATGGGCCTGACCGGGGAGGAGCGCCCGGACGCGCTGCCGGTGCTGGAGGTCACCGCCGACGGGGCGCTCGGCGACCTGCTGGCCGGCGAGGCGGAACGGCGGCTCGCCCCGGCCGACCCGCCGGCCGGGTTCGCCGGCACGCTGCGGCCGTACCAGCGGCGAGGGCTGGCCTGGCTGGCCTTCCTGCAGTCCCTCGGGCTCGGCGGGATCCTCGCCGACGACATGGGGCTGGGCAAGACCGTGCAACTGCTCGCGCTGCTGGCCGGGGACCCGCCGGCGGCCGGGCCGACGTTGCTGGTCTGTCCGATGTCGCTGGTCGGCAACTGGCAGCGCGAGGCCGCGAGGTTCACCCCCGGCCTGCGGGTGCACGTGCACCACGGCGCGGAACGCGCGCGGGGTGCGGAGTTCGCCGCCGCGGTGCACGGGGCGGACCTGGTGCTCACCACCTACTCGGTGGCCGCCCGGGACGCGTACGAGCTGGCCGGGGTCGACTGGCACCGGGTGGTGGTGGACGAGGCGCAGGCGATCAAGAACGCGGCGACCCGGCAGGCGGAGGCGGTCCGCGCCCTGCCCGCGCGGCACCGGGTCGCGGTCACCGGCACGCCGGTGGAGAACCGCCTCGCCGACCTCTGGTCGATCATGCAGTTCGCCAATCCCGGCCTGCTCGGCCCGGCCGCCGCCTTCCGGAAGAAGTTCGCCGAGCCGATCGAGCGGCACGGTGACGAGGAGGTGGCCGGGCGGCTGCGCCGGATCACCGGCCCGTTCGTGCTGCGCCGGCTCAAGACCGACGCGTCGATCATCTCCGACCTGCCGGAGAAGCTGGAGATGGAGGTGCTCTGCAACCTCACCGCCGAGCAGGCCGCGCTCTACCGGGCGGTGGTCGACGACATGCTGGCGAAGATCGAGTCCAGCGCCGGGATCGAGCGGCGCGGCCTGGTGCTGGCCACCATGACCCGCCTCAAGCAGGTCTGCAACCACCCGGCGCAACTGCTGCACGACGGCTCGGCCCTGGCCGGCCGCTCCGGCAAGCTGGAACGCCTGGAGGAGATCGTCGACGAGGTGCTCGCGGCGGGGGAGAAGGCCCTGCTCTTCACCCAGTACGCCGAGTTCGGCGGGATGCTGCGCGGGCACCTGGCCGCGCGGACCGGCCGGGAGGTGCTGCTGTTGCACGGCGGCGTCGGCAAGGCCGAGCGGGACACCATGGTGACCCGGTTCCAGTCCCCGGCCGGCCCGCCGCTCTTCGTGCTCTCGCTCAAGGCGGGCGGCACCGGGCTCACCCTGACCGCGGCGAACCACGTGGTGCACGTGGACCGGTGGTGGAACCCGGCGGTCGAGGACCAGGCCACCGACCGGGCCTTCCGGATCGGTCAGCGCCGCCGGGTGCAGGTGCGCAAGTTCGTCTGCGCCGGCACGGTGGAGGAGAAGGTGGCCGCGATGATCGCGGACAAGCGGAGCCTGGCCCGGCGGGTGGTGGGCAGCGGCGAGCAGTGGGTCACCGAACTCTCCACCGACACCCTGCGCGAGTTGTTCACGCTGGAGGCCGGGGCGGTGGTCGAGTGA
- a CDS encoding carbohydrate kinase family protein: MIDLLVIGGLGVDIRARVPALPLPAADSLAVPPIELRIGNTGAGVALAAHALGLRVALVDVLGTDPAGAVVRAALARTSVRTVLADAPAGTRRSVNMVDPAGRRMSLYDPRPWSGPPPFGAAELTALVAEAAHVHVSIMDWARDALPTLRAGLAGGAVLSTDLHDWDGENAYHRPFADAADLVLVSDVQLGERAGAVAAALAPRTVVVTSGAAGSTLHTPDGPPARVPATTPPAPVVDTNGAGDAFAAGLIAARLRGATPVEAARYAARVAAAACTLDGMEYPADLLPRD; this comes from the coding sequence ATGATCGATCTGCTCGTCATCGGTGGCCTCGGCGTCGACATCCGGGCCCGGGTGCCCGCGCTCCCGCTGCCCGCCGCCGACTCGCTTGCCGTACCCCCGATCGAGCTGCGGATCGGCAACACCGGCGCCGGGGTGGCGCTGGCCGCGCACGCGCTGGGGCTGCGGGTGGCGCTGGTCGACGTGCTGGGCACGGATCCGGCCGGCGCGGTGGTCCGCGCGGCGCTGGCCCGCACCTCGGTCCGGACGGTGCTGGCCGACGCCCCCGCCGGCACCCGCCGCTCGGTCAACATGGTGGACCCGGCCGGTCGCCGGATGTCGCTCTACGACCCGCGTCCCTGGTCGGGCCCGCCGCCGTTCGGCGCGGCGGAGCTGACCGCGCTGGTCGCGGAGGCGGCGCACGTGCACGTGTCGATCATGGACTGGGCCCGGGACGCGCTGCCCACGCTGCGCGCCGGCCTCGCCGGCGGCGCGGTCCTCTCCACCGACCTGCACGACTGGGACGGCGAGAACGCCTACCACCGCCCCTTCGCGGACGCCGCCGACCTGGTCCTCGTCAGCGACGTCCAGCTCGGCGAGCGGGCCGGCGCGGTGGCGGCGGCGCTGGCGCCGCGGACCGTGGTGGTCACCTCCGGCGCGGCCGGGTCGACGCTGCACACCCCGGACGGGCCGCCGGCCCGGGTGCCGGCGACCACCCCGCCCGCCCCGGTGGTGGACACCAACGGCGCGGGCGACGCGTTCGCCGCCGGCCTGATCGCCGCCCGGCTGCGCGGCGCGACCCCGGTCGAGGCGGCCCGCTACGCCGCCCGGGTGGCCGCCGCCGCGTGCACCCTGGACGGGATGGAGTATCCGGCCGACCTGCTGCCCCGCGACTGA
- a CDS encoding DinB family protein, whose protein sequence is MAEQTIDPTLGPVLARTGDERAVLESFLDFHRATVLRKARGLPHSDASRRLVPSLTTLAGLLKHLALIERNWFPVLFTPQPGDVYLTSGADAEASFALAPEETVDGLAAAYEAACARSRAVAARFDLDHVVPHPQLGEVSLRWVLVHLIEETARHAGHADILRELTDGETGAI, encoded by the coding sequence ATGGCGGAGCAGACGATCGACCCCACCCTCGGCCCGGTCCTCGCCCGTACGGGCGACGAGCGGGCGGTCCTCGAATCGTTCCTCGACTTCCACCGGGCCACCGTGCTGCGCAAGGCCCGCGGCCTGCCCCACAGCGACGCGAGCCGGCGCCTGGTGCCCTCCCTGACCACCCTGGCCGGCCTGCTCAAACACCTCGCCCTGATCGAGCGGAACTGGTTCCCGGTGCTGTTCACGCCGCAGCCGGGCGACGTCTACCTCACCTCCGGGGCCGACGCCGAGGCCAGCTTCGCCCTCGCCCCGGAGGAGACCGTCGACGGGCTGGCGGCCGCGTACGAGGCGGCCTGCGCCCGGTCCCGCGCGGTCGCCGCGCGCTTCGACCTGGACCACGTGGTGCCGCACCCGCAACTCGGCGAGGTCTCGTTGCGCTGGGTGCTGGTCCACCTGATCGAGGAGACGGCCCGGCACGCCGGGCACGCCGACATCCTGCGCGAGCTGACCGACGGCGAGACCGGGGCGATCTGA
- a CDS encoding polysaccharide pyruvyl transferase family protein: protein MTDGTGLTIGVLGSYGGRNLGDEAILTGLLADLRRHEPNARIIVFSRNPAHTALAHPDVEAVPWEGVSRVDSSLVLAQLDLLVLGGGGILYDKEARRYLRVVRVAQERGLPLLTYAVGVGPLSDSVDTGMVRETLAGATEVTVRDQESRMVLEEAGLVNPITVTADPAFLLEPEEFPAHWLREEGVPAGARLVGLSVREPGRAAERLDVDGYHRLLAQISDFLVHRIDAYVLFVPMERDDIRHSHGVMSHMIAAERGRILHNDYSPRQVLGLMKHFDLAVGMRLHFLIFAAMMGTPFLPLPYAGKVFDLAQRLGVPALRGVEREVEGPLLAEVDRLWDEREARAPETARRVAEVCDQARGTSQVTRGVLESIRSRRLTRV, encoded by the coding sequence ATGACGGATGGCACCGGACTGACCATCGGTGTGCTCGGCTCGTACGGCGGCCGCAACCTCGGCGACGAGGCGATCCTCACCGGCCTCCTGGCCGACCTGCGGCGGCACGAGCCGAACGCCCGGATCATCGTCTTCTCGCGGAACCCCGCGCACACCGCGCTGGCCCACCCCGACGTGGAGGCGGTCCCCTGGGAGGGGGTCAGCCGGGTCGACTCGTCCCTGGTCTTGGCCCAGCTGGACCTGCTCGTCCTGGGCGGCGGCGGCATCCTCTACGACAAGGAGGCCCGCCGCTACCTGCGGGTGGTCCGGGTCGCCCAGGAGCGTGGCCTGCCGCTGCTCACGTACGCGGTCGGCGTCGGCCCGCTCAGCGACAGCGTGGACACCGGCATGGTCCGGGAGACCCTGGCCGGGGCGACCGAGGTGACCGTGCGCGACCAGGAGTCCCGGATGGTGCTGGAGGAGGCCGGGCTGGTGAACCCGATCACGGTCACCGCGGACCCGGCGTTCCTGCTCGAACCGGAGGAGTTCCCGGCGCACTGGCTCCGCGAGGAGGGGGTGCCCGCCGGGGCCCGGCTGGTCGGGTTGAGCGTGCGCGAGCCCGGTCGGGCCGCGGAACGCCTCGACGTGGACGGCTACCACCGGCTGCTCGCCCAGATCAGCGACTTCCTGGTGCACCGGATCGACGCGTACGTGCTCTTCGTGCCGATGGAACGCGACGACATCCGGCACTCGCACGGGGTGATGTCGCACATGATCGCCGCCGAACGGGGCCGGATCCTGCACAACGACTACTCGCCCCGGCAGGTGCTCGGCCTGATGAAGCACTTCGACCTGGCGGTCGGCATGCGGCTGCACTTCCTGATCTTCGCGGCGATGATGGGCACGCCGTTCCTTCCCCTGCCGTACGCGGGGAAGGTCTTCGACCTGGCCCAGCGGCTCGGTGTGCCCGCGCTGCGCGGCGTGGAACGCGAGGTGGAGGGCCCGCTGCTGGCCGAGGTGGACCGGCTCTGGGACGAGCGGGAAGCCCGTGCCCCGGAGACCGCCCGCCGGGTGGCCGAGGTGTGCGACCAGGCGCGCGGCACCTCCCAGGTCACCCGGGGCGTGCTGGAGAGCATCCGGTCGCGGCGGCTGACCCGGGTCTGA
- a CDS encoding TetR/AcrR family transcriptional regulator gives MARNPERRTLLADAGLRVLAAAGARGLTHRAVDAEAGVPTGTASNYFPSRAALLAGLAERIFDRLAPDPAVLADLGRRAPSPALVTDYLRDIVTRTTREPDLTRALLELRLEASRRPELRRALGDVLRKGYADDVAFHLAAGLPGGAFEVALLHYAVDGLLLDLLTTSVDAGFDVDQVVSALVSRLVGPAGG, from the coding sequence ATGGCCAGGAACCCGGAACGCCGTACCCTGCTCGCCGACGCCGGCCTGCGGGTGCTCGCCGCCGCCGGCGCGCGCGGGCTGACCCACCGCGCGGTCGACGCCGAGGCCGGCGTGCCCACCGGCACCGCCTCCAACTACTTCCCGTCCCGGGCCGCGCTGCTGGCCGGCCTGGCCGAGCGGATCTTCGACCGGCTGGCCCCCGACCCGGCGGTGCTGGCCGACCTCGGCCGGCGCGCGCCGTCCCCGGCACTGGTCACCGACTACCTGCGCGACATCGTCACCCGGACCACCCGCGAGCCGGACCTCACCCGGGCGCTGCTGGAACTGCGGCTGGAGGCGTCCCGCCGGCCCGAACTGCGCCGCGCCCTCGGCGACGTGCTGCGCAAGGGGTACGCCGACGACGTCGCCTTCCACCTGGCGGCCGGCCTGCCCGGCGGCGCGTTCGAGGTGGCCCTGCTGCACTACGCGGTCGACGGGCTGCTGCTCGACCTGCTCACCACCTCCGTCGACGCCGGATTCGACGTCGATCAGGTGGTATCCGCCCTGGTCTCCCGGCTGGTCGGCCCGGCCGGCGGCTGA
- a CDS encoding dihydrofolate reductase family protein has translation MRTLVYYVNSTLDGFIAAPDGSFDFLPQEPEVLAHLAAEWPQTFPTFTHPQFGIASPPTGRFDAVLMGRGTYEPALKMGVTSPYAHLAQYVFSRTLPPSDDPQVQIVDRDPAAFVRDLKARPGGDIWLCGGGQLAGQLLDQVDELVVKLSPLVIGSGVPLVDRGFDPRRLTLRDARPFDSGVVVLRYAAAG, from the coding sequence TTGCGCACGCTCGTCTACTACGTCAACAGCACCCTCGACGGCTTCATCGCCGCCCCCGACGGGTCGTTCGACTTCCTGCCCCAGGAACCCGAGGTGCTGGCCCACCTGGCCGCCGAGTGGCCCCAGACCTTCCCCACCTTCACCCACCCGCAGTTCGGCATCGCCTCGCCCCCCACCGGCCGCTTCGACGCGGTGCTGATGGGTCGCGGCACCTACGAACCCGCGCTGAAGATGGGCGTCACCAGCCCGTACGCGCACCTCGCGCAGTACGTCTTCTCCCGTACCCTGCCGCCCTCGGACGACCCGCAGGTGCAGATCGTCGACCGTGACCCGGCCGCCTTCGTCCGGGACCTGAAGGCCCGACCCGGGGGCGACATCTGGCTCTGCGGCGGCGGGCAGCTCGCCGGCCAACTCCTCGACCAGGTGGACGAGCTGGTGGTCAAGCTCAGCCCGCTGGTCATCGGCAGCGGCGTGCCGCTGGTCGACCGGGGCTTCGACCCGCGTCGCCTCACGCTGCGCGACGCCCGCCCGTTCGACAGCGGCGTGGTCGTCCTGCGCTACGCCGCCGCCGGGTAA